One Chitinophaga sp. H8 DNA window includes the following coding sequences:
- a CDS encoding RagB/SusD family nutrient uptake outer membrane protein: MRSFYIKTLTFFFLLAMGVAGCKKDFLNRQPLDIISNEDVFKDEALTLTYLYNIYDYMPVGYGLYQMEGQNVLSGLGITDLLDGSTDLLRSPSSWNESNSVMIPGLIAATYNPLENWGRSYQAIRKVHNLLNGLSNSPLEEKFKTRVMAEARFVRAFLYFDLTRRYGNIPLITKLQSFENVDSLLVAPTPATEVYDFIDQELTAIAEILPSAGDLSPAELGRATKEAAWALNGRSLLFAKKYERSAVFSKKVIDSDVFHLAADYNALFQSHGGNKEVIFEVMFNGTNKGHAFDNLFLPPSIDNGWGSQTLPTQEMVDSYEMSNGKAITESGSGYDPQNPYVNRDKRFYASIIYEGASIKGKTIHTAYLQPDDGAFLEGRTITGYYIRKFIDETIPFAELDFNGSKTSWKELRLGEVLLNYAEAKNEASGPDQTVYDAINHVRAVHGGLPGIATGLGKQAMFEKIVQERKVELAFEGHRFWDLRRWKLAEQVLNNKYFHGMKITTNNNGLHYEVVEITNVPKQVFLPKHYLMPFPLAEINKNKNLVQNTGY, from the coding sequence ATGAGATCATTCTATATAAAGACACTTACTTTTTTCTTCCTGCTGGCGATGGGTGTGGCAGGATGTAAAAAGGATTTCCTAAACAGACAACCACTAGATATTATTTCAAATGAAGATGTGTTTAAAGATGAAGCCCTGACGCTTACCTATCTGTATAACATTTATGATTACATGCCGGTAGGATACGGGCTTTACCAGATGGAAGGACAGAATGTACTTTCCGGGCTGGGGATCACCGATCTGCTGGATGGCAGTACAGACCTGCTGCGTTCACCCTCCTCCTGGAATGAAAGTAATTCCGTGATGATTCCCGGATTGATAGCAGCTACTTACAACCCGCTGGAAAACTGGGGCCGCAGTTACCAGGCTATCCGGAAGGTGCATAACCTTTTAAATGGCTTAAGTAACAGTCCGCTGGAAGAAAAATTCAAAACACGGGTAATGGCAGAAGCAAGGTTTGTACGGGCCTTTCTTTACTTTGACCTTACCCGCCGTTATGGCAATATTCCGCTTATTACCAAACTGCAGTCGTTTGAAAACGTAGATTCTTTACTAGTAGCACCTACCCCTGCCACCGAAGTATATGATTTCATAGACCAGGAGCTGACCGCTATTGCAGAGATCCTGCCATCAGCAGGAGATTTATCCCCGGCAGAGCTGGGGCGTGCTACAAAAGAAGCGGCATGGGCATTGAATGGCAGATCCCTGCTCTTTGCCAAAAAGTATGAACGTTCTGCCGTGTTCTCCAAAAAAGTAATAGACAGTGATGTTTTTCACCTGGCGGCTGATTACAATGCACTGTTTCAATCGCACGGCGGAAATAAAGAGGTCATCTTTGAAGTGATGTTTAATGGCACCAACAAGGGACATGCCTTTGATAATCTTTTTCTGCCACCCAGCATAGATAATGGATGGGGATCTCAAACATTGCCTACCCAGGAAATGGTGGACTCGTATGAAATGAGCAATGGGAAAGCGATCACAGAAAGTGGTTCCGGATATGATCCGCAAAATCCCTATGTGAACAGAGATAAACGTTTTTATGCCAGCATCATTTATGAGGGCGCCAGTATAAAAGGTAAAACGATTCATACTGCTTACCTGCAGCCGGATGATGGTGCTTTCCTGGAAGGAAGGACCATTACGGGATATTACATCCGGAAGTTTATTGATGAAACCATTCCTTTTGCCGAGCTTGATTTTAACGGCAGCAAAACCAGCTGGAAGGAACTGCGCCTGGGTGAAGTGTTGCTGAACTATGCCGAGGCAAAAAATGAAGCCAGTGGTCCGGACCAAACTGTATATGATGCGATCAATCATGTGCGGGCAGTACATGGTGGCTTACCGGGTATCGCTACCGGATTAGGCAAACAAGCCATGTTTGAAAAGATTGTACAGGAAAGAAAGGTGGAGCTGGCTTTTGAAGGGCACCGGTTCTGGGACCTGAGAAGGTGGAAGCTGGCAGAGCAGGTACTGAACAATAAATACTTTCATGGGATGAAAATAACTACGAATAATAATGGATTGCATTATGAAGTAGTAGAGATCACTAATGTGCCCAAACAGGTATTTCTGCCCAAACATTACCTGATGCCTTTCCCTTTGGCTGAAATAAACAAGAATAAAAACCTGGTACAGAATACAGGATATTAA
- a CDS encoding FecR family protein gives MDQQHIESLLQKFASGSISEAEQRTLTDYMSTVDEPLFKALMAQYEHIVQTQGVPGVADEALYQRIQQRIAGIASPERPVIRRQWYMAAAAAILLLLAAGGVYRYLRQAPQQPMIVHHAPEQDVSPGGNKAVLTLADGSQVTLDSAGNQVIARGSTAIKQQHGQLQYTVQKTAAVSYHTLSTPRGGQFQLLLPDGTRVWLNAASMLRYPTAFAGKERVVELQGQGYFEVAKNADQPFKVVVKEMEVQVLGTAFDIMAYQEEGRVNTTLQTGAVRVKHGVSEKLLKPGQQAVLHTADHSLAVQEVDVAQAIAWKTGFFEFDNERLSVIMRQIARWYDVEVDYGEINDRKRFGGRISRNLPLSQVLRILEANGAIFRLEGKVLKVVSK, from the coding sequence ATGGACCAGCAACATATTGAATCCTTACTGCAAAAATTTGCTTCCGGCAGTATCTCGGAAGCGGAACAGCGTACCCTGACTGATTATATGTCGACGGTAGACGAACCGCTTTTTAAAGCACTGATGGCGCAATATGAGCATATTGTACAAACCCAGGGTGTACCGGGAGTGGCGGATGAGGCATTATACCAGCGTATTCAGCAACGTATAGCCGGGATTGCCAGTCCGGAACGTCCGGTTATCCGGCGGCAGTGGTATATGGCAGCAGCAGCTGCTATATTATTGTTGCTGGCAGCAGGAGGGGTATACCGGTATTTACGGCAGGCACCGCAGCAACCCATGATTGTGCATCATGCGCCTGAACAGGATGTATCGCCAGGAGGCAATAAAGCGGTACTGACGCTGGCAGATGGATCGCAGGTAACGCTGGACAGTGCCGGCAATCAGGTAATTGCACGTGGAAGTACGGCTATAAAGCAACAGCATGGGCAATTACAGTATACCGTACAAAAAACGGCGGCGGTAAGTTATCATACGCTTTCCACCCCACGTGGGGGCCAGTTCCAGTTATTACTGCCTGATGGTACCCGTGTATGGCTAAACGCTGCTTCCATGCTCCGGTACCCTACCGCTTTTGCTGGTAAGGAACGGGTGGTGGAATTACAGGGGCAAGGATACTTTGAAGTCGCTAAAAACGCAGACCAGCCCTTTAAGGTAGTGGTAAAAGAAATGGAAGTACAGGTGCTGGGAACAGCATTTGATATTATGGCTTATCAGGAAGAAGGCAGGGTGAACACCACCTTACAGACAGGCGCGGTACGTGTAAAACATGGGGTGTCGGAAAAGTTGCTAAAGCCCGGCCAACAGGCAGTGCTGCATACAGCAGACCATTCTCTGGCGGTACAGGAAGTGGATGTAGCGCAGGCAATCGCCTGGAAAACCGGTTTCTTTGAATTTGATAATGAACGGTTGTCGGTGATCATGCGGCAGATAGCCCGCTGGTATGATGTAGAAGTGGACTATGGTGAAATAAATGACCGCAAACGATTTGGTGGGCGCATCAGCAGAAACCTGCCTTTATCTCAGGTACTGCGTATCCTGGAAGCCAACGGAGCGATATTCCGTCTGGAAGGAAAAGTATTGAAAGTAGTTTCGAAATAA
- a CDS encoding RNA polymerase sigma factor: MDSMPSETALILQLSQGDEHAFAALYKFYQPRLYLFVFPLTGCSKQDTDEVIQDIFVKVWLRKETLVTIRSLQAYLFMMAKNRLWDIRTKHAQLKQVANTLEQQQSGAQTEVLEKLQFNEYHEIAREAISKLPPQKQRIFALRNEQGLSLDEIATELQITKFAVKKQLYDAVRYIKEYLKKKAGMEIPLILLISSYLQR; encoded by the coding sequence ATGGACAGTATGCCTTCTGAAACAGCACTGATCCTGCAACTGTCGCAAGGAGATGAACATGCCTTTGCTGCGCTGTATAAATTTTATCAACCAAGGCTGTATCTGTTCGTTTTTCCTTTGACCGGCTGTTCCAAACAAGATACGGATGAAGTAATCCAGGACATCTTTGTGAAAGTATGGTTACGGAAAGAAACATTGGTGACGATAAGATCATTACAGGCTTACCTGTTTATGATGGCCAAAAACAGGCTTTGGGATATCCGGACCAAACATGCACAATTAAAGCAGGTGGCCAATACCCTGGAGCAGCAACAATCCGGTGCACAGACAGAAGTACTGGAAAAACTACAGTTCAATGAATATCACGAGATAGCCAGGGAGGCTATCAGCAAACTTCCCCCACAAAAGCAGCGGATCTTTGCCCTCCGCAACGAACAGGGCTTGTCGCTGGACGAAATAGCTACTGAGTTACAGATCACCAAGTTTGCCGTAAAGAAACAGCTGTATGATGCTGTCAGGTATATTAAAGAGTACCTGAAAAAAAAGGCGGGCATGGAAATCCCTCTTATTTTATTGATCTCCAGTTATTTGCAACGTTAA
- a CDS encoding alpha/beta hydrolase, with translation MTVLTYQWARTGKLVFFFILLSWTAFAQQRNVLPAFTLEDVAYGNDPLQKMDVSLVAGRNAATPLVVVVHGGGWMAGDKTDADFMKKGLNSAGINVVNINYRLANNTHIHYREIMQDMDAALRYVTQHARKWKIRSKRFVFWGGSAGGHLALLYAYGYDTRHVISAVISLGGPTKLNDVVSMAAAKKQDVEGLLPLITGEAYDRDSTNAAYIAASPFYGKTLKPALLVHGVKDDIVPISQSVLLSKLLSDRGIDHIFFPLPEGDHGGNGAPAAIREELNTTMLEWIRKYSRKRPG, from the coding sequence ATGACAGTATTGACTTATCAGTGGGCACGGACCGGAAAACTGGTGTTCTTTTTTATCTTATTGAGCTGGACAGCCTTTGCACAGCAGCGCAATGTGCTTCCGGCATTTACGCTGGAAGATGTAGCTTATGGCAATGACCCGCTGCAAAAAATGGATGTATCCCTTGTTGCTGGCAGAAATGCTGCTACCCCATTGGTGGTGGTGGTACATGGAGGCGGATGGATGGCCGGTGATAAAACAGACGCTGATTTTATGAAAAAGGGATTAAACAGTGCCGGCATTAATGTAGTGAATATCAATTACCGGTTGGCTAATAATACGCATATACATTACCGGGAGATTATGCAGGATATGGATGCTGCGCTCAGGTATGTTACGCAGCATGCCCGGAAATGGAAAATCCGCAGCAAGCGTTTTGTTTTCTGGGGCGGCAGTGCCGGAGGGCATCTGGCGCTTTTATATGCGTATGGTTATGATACCCGTCATGTGATCAGTGCCGTGATCAGCCTGGGAGGGCCTACTAAATTGAATGATGTGGTGTCTATGGCGGCGGCAAAGAAACAGGATGTGGAGGGATTGTTACCTCTGATCACCGGTGAGGCTTATGACAGGGACAGCACCAATGCCGCCTATATTGCTGCCAGCCCTTTTTATGGTAAAACATTAAAACCGGCCTTGCTCGTGCATGGGGTTAAAGATGATATTGTACCAATATCACAGTCAGTATTGCTTAGCAAGTTGTTGAGCGACCGGGGCATTGATCATATATTTTTCCCGCTCCCTGAAGGAGATCATGGTGGTAATGGTGCGCCGGCAGCCATCAGGGAAGAGCTGAACACGACAATGCTGGAATGGATCCGGAAGTATAGCCGCAAAAGGCCCGGATGA
- a CDS encoding TonB-dependent receptor produces MKLTAFLLLIACLHISAKGVSQQVTISVKKVSLKKFFKEVTRQTGMSVVYDEALLAVTTPVTIDVKDVPVKEVLDKCLKDQPISYIIEGNSLIIKGLPVKAPVTVTDTLIRVSGRITDEKGEPVPGGNVRIKGASIGTAADANGNYSLQLRGPKDTLVYTYIGSVEQEIPAAGRAVINVKLVSQTSPLSEVVVVGYGTQKKADVTGSIATVKGEVLTKAPTPNLANALTGKITGVITTQQSGKPGFDDPTFLIRGKSTFGDNTALVLVDGVERSMSRIDPNEIESVTVLKDAASAAVYGARGANGVVLITTKRGKAGKTKFSYTGNVGFQQPTIVPKLMNAYDYATYLNIAKVNQGEAPRFTPDQVEKFRTGELPSTNWWKSTLKDRAAIQQHNLTLSGGNATGTKYFVSLGYLDQDGLYDLSSFKRYNLRANIDNQVTPSLAISLDIGGRFENLSQSAVGDGLFSTIINSKPTERAYVPDAVKAGGLGSNGQNASPVGQANNSGYNKTNNNVFQGTLQAVYTAPFVKGLSAKLRYSYDRFFSDAKTFTTNYTYYNYDRVNDLYTPFKSGGGTNLYDGSSNDGLRTLQTFLNYDREFGMHNVSGLLLFEQSAYNSQNLQASRVQYISTAIDQLFAGPTLNQTNGGSATETARRGYVGRVNYEYAHKYMFQANFRYDGSFNFPNGKRWGFFPAVSAGWRIDQETFMKDVSFISNLKLRASYGQFGNDRVPAFQYLSGFRFGPGSVIGGNYQSGIGDIGIPNPDITWETATNTDIGLEFGILDGKVSGEVNYFYKRTKNILLPRNASVPETFGATLPYENIGVVDNKGMEAVLRYRNRFGEVTLLAEGNITYSRSKVIFMDEPTDVESRIKRTGQPFDQFFALEGIGIFQTQDEINKAPDQDGNGNQSIKPGDLKYLDYNNDGKIDGKDIHRVGKGDIPNVIFGFNLSMNYKGFDLTAAFQGATGFQQYLRFDPFNLEANALAMFKDSWTPDNPGAKYPALYAGTRQNNRLSSSFWLYDATYLKLRNLELAYTIGKNELFRKAGIQHVRVFVSGNNLLRFSKMKDFDPETPNINPDSKAYYYPQMKTYNLGVNVEF; encoded by the coding sequence ATGAAACTGACCGCCTTTTTACTGCTTATTGCCTGTCTGCACATCAGCGCAAAAGGAGTATCCCAACAGGTCACCATTTCAGTGAAAAAGGTGTCGCTGAAAAAATTCTTCAAAGAAGTAACCCGGCAAACGGGGATGTCGGTGGTATACGACGAAGCATTGCTGGCAGTCACCACGCCGGTGACGATCGATGTGAAGGATGTGCCTGTGAAAGAAGTGCTGGACAAATGCCTGAAAGACCAACCTATCTCCTATATCATTGAGGGCAACAGCCTGATCATTAAAGGACTGCCTGTAAAAGCACCTGTAACGGTTACCGATACCCTGATCCGCGTCAGCGGCAGGATTACCGATGAAAAGGGAGAACCGGTACCAGGAGGAAATGTAAGGATTAAAGGTGCTTCTATTGGTACGGCTGCTGATGCCAACGGGAACTATTCCCTGCAGCTGCGCGGGCCTAAGGATACGCTGGTGTATACTTACATTGGCAGCGTGGAACAGGAAATACCTGCTGCTGGCCGTGCGGTCATCAACGTAAAACTGGTTTCCCAGACCTCCCCGCTCAGTGAAGTAGTGGTAGTGGGATACGGTACCCAGAAGAAGGCGGATGTAACCGGCTCTATCGCTACTGTAAAAGGAGAGGTGCTCACCAAAGCACCTACGCCCAACCTGGCCAATGCACTTACCGGAAAAATTACCGGGGTGATCACCACACAACAAAGCGGAAAACCTGGCTTTGATGATCCTACTTTTCTGATCCGTGGTAAAAGCACTTTTGGAGATAATACAGCCCTGGTGCTGGTGGATGGGGTGGAACGTTCTATGAGCAGGATAGATCCCAATGAAATTGAAAGTGTAACGGTATTGAAAGACGCTGCTTCCGCAGCAGTATATGGTGCCAGAGGGGCGAATGGTGTAGTGCTGATTACTACGAAGCGTGGCAAAGCAGGCAAAACAAAGTTCTCCTATACGGGGAATGTGGGTTTTCAACAGCCTACTATCGTTCCCAAATTAATGAATGCTTATGATTATGCTACTTACCTGAACATCGCCAAAGTAAACCAGGGAGAAGCACCCCGCTTCACACCGGATCAGGTGGAAAAATTCAGAACAGGCGAACTACCATCTACCAACTGGTGGAAGTCTACCCTGAAAGACAGGGCCGCGATACAACAGCATAACCTTACTTTAAGCGGCGGCAATGCTACCGGTACCAAATACTTTGTATCACTGGGCTATCTGGACCAGGATGGATTGTACGACCTGTCCAGTTTTAAAAGATATAACCTGCGTGCCAATATTGATAACCAGGTAACGCCCAGTCTGGCAATCAGTCTGGACATTGGCGGCCGGTTTGAAAACCTGAGCCAGTCGGCCGTAGGGGATGGGCTTTTCAGTACCATTATCAATTCCAAACCTACGGAACGTGCTTATGTACCCGATGCTGTAAAAGCAGGCGGACTGGGCTCCAACGGGCAAAATGCCAGCCCTGTCGGCCAGGCCAATAACTCAGGATATAATAAAACCAATAACAACGTATTCCAGGGTACTTTGCAGGCAGTGTATACGGCTCCTTTTGTGAAAGGGCTGAGTGCCAAGTTGCGTTACTCGTACGACCGTTTCTTTTCAGATGCCAAAACTTTTACGACTAATTATACCTACTACAATTACGACCGTGTAAATGATTTGTATACCCCATTTAAATCGGGTGGCGGTACTAATTTATACGATGGGTCTTCCAATGATGGCTTAAGGACTTTACAAACGTTTTTAAACTATGACCGGGAATTTGGGATGCATAATGTATCGGGGTTATTGCTGTTTGAACAATCGGCTTACAACTCCCAGAACCTGCAGGCTTCCAGGGTACAGTATATTTCTACTGCAATAGACCAGCTATTTGCGGGGCCTACCCTGAATCAAACCAACGGAGGATCTGCCACAGAAACAGCCCGGCGGGGATATGTGGGTAGGGTGAATTATGAATATGCGCACAAGTATATGTTCCAGGCCAACTTCCGTTATGATGGTTCTTTTAACTTCCCCAATGGCAAACGCTGGGGTTTCTTCCCGGCAGTATCTGCGGGCTGGAGAATAGATCAGGAAACATTTATGAAGGACGTGTCTTTTATCAGCAACCTGAAGTTGCGGGCTTCCTACGGACAGTTTGGTAATGACCGGGTACCGGCATTCCAATATCTTTCCGGCTTCAGGTTTGGCCCCGGATCTGTGATCGGTGGTAATTACCAGAGCGGTATCGGCGACATCGGTATCCCCAATCCGGACATTACCTGGGAAACAGCTACCAACACAGACATCGGACTGGAGTTTGGTATCCTGGATGGTAAAGTTTCGGGAGAGGTGAATTATTTCTATAAGCGCACTAAAAATATCCTGTTGCCCAGGAATGCTTCCGTACCTGAAACCTTTGGGGCTACGTTGCCTTATGAAAATATAGGCGTGGTAGATAATAAAGGGATGGAAGCAGTGCTACGCTACCGGAACAGGTTTGGTGAAGTGACATTGCTGGCTGAAGGAAACATAACTTACTCCAGGAGTAAGGTGATATTTATGGACGAGCCAACAGATGTGGAAAGCAGGATTAAACGTACAGGCCAGCCTTTTGATCAGTTCTTTGCCCTGGAAGGAATAGGTATATTCCAGACGCAGGATGAAATCAACAAAGCACCTGACCAGGATGGTAATGGCAACCAGTCGATTAAGCCGGGCGATTTAAAATACCTGGATTATAACAACGACGGAAAAATTGATGGTAAAGATATACATCGGGTAGGCAAGGGAGATATCCCTAATGTGATCTTCGGGTTTAACCTTTCAATGAACTATAAAGGTTTTGATCTTACCGCAGCATTCCAGGGGGCTACCGGTTTTCAGCAGTACCTGAGATTTGATCCGTTTAATCTGGAGGCCAATGCATTGGCTATGTTTAAGGATTCCTGGACACCGGACAATCCTGGTGCCAAATATCCTGCTTTGTATGCCGGTACACGTCAAAACAACCGGTTGTCGTCCTCTTTCTGGTTGTATGACGCTACCTATCTCAAATTAAGGAACCTGGAACTGGCGTATACTATTGGTAAAAATGAGTTGTTCCGCAAAGCAGGCATTCAGCATGTGCGTGTATTTGTATCCGGGAATAATCTGCTGCGCTTTTCCAAAATGAAGGATTTTGATCCGGAAACGCCGAATATCAACCCGGATAGCAAAGCATATTATTATCCGCAAATGAAAACGTATAACCTTGGTGTGAATGTTGAATTTTAA
- a CDS encoding DUF3817 domain-containing protein, which translates to MKANLLTSAIGRLRFVAFFEGLSLLVLLLIAMPLKYWADMPQAVKVIGMLHGILFIAYVIFVMEVKLAHKWAYGKTFGALVASVIPFGTFYADAKWFKKEQGTNA; encoded by the coding sequence ATGAAAGCTAATTTATTGACGAGCGCGATAGGCCGGTTGCGGTTTGTGGCTTTTTTTGAAGGATTGTCTTTACTGGTGTTATTACTGATCGCCATGCCTTTGAAATATTGGGCAGATATGCCGCAGGCGGTGAAAGTAATAGGAATGTTACATGGTATTCTCTTTATTGCATATGTAATATTTGTCATGGAAGTGAAACTGGCGCATAAATGGGCCTACGGAAAAACTTTTGGCGCATTGGTGGCTTCTGTTATTCCTTTTGGTACCTTTTACGCAGATGCGAAGTGGTTCAAAAAGGAACAGGGCACTAACGCATAA
- a CDS encoding pirin family protein yields the protein MSNIQLQLNEKGRGAFLILDGNEKAAEMDISIHGQDVIVYHTEVFPKGEGQGLGKKLFTHLVSYAREHKLSIIPYCPFVHAMLKRHPEEYADLWRRTQKTIDHILEGREKSIGVETVLQPLPHKDFRFANPFVVLHHIGPEVFAPGSTAQRIPPHPHRGFAPVTFMFSGEGFHRDSQGNAGTIKAGEVQWMFAGSGLLHSEGATKEFLQQGGIYEFVQLWVNVPKAHKWDPPSYQQVNSAQMPALFTKEGAELKLVSGKYAEYTGPIQTFTPIVTAFGTIPSGKTIDLIATEGYWTLIYILSGTVTVNDKDEVAKHHLIVFSKKGQDISITAKEDTKLVYLSALPIDEPVAAKGNIVMNTAEEIAQAEADYAAGKFGELEG from the coding sequence ATGAGCAACATTCAGTTACAGCTTAATGAAAAAGGCCGGGGCGCCTTTCTGATCCTGGACGGCAATGAAAAAGCGGCAGAGATGGACATCAGTATTCACGGGCAGGACGTGATAGTGTATCATACAGAAGTATTTCCCAAAGGAGAAGGGCAGGGATTAGGTAAAAAGTTGTTCACCCACCTCGTATCCTATGCCCGGGAGCATAAGCTGTCTATCATCCCTTATTGTCCTTTTGTGCATGCTATGCTGAAGCGTCATCCGGAAGAATATGCAGACCTGTGGAGAAGAACACAGAAAACGATCGATCATATCCTGGAAGGACGTGAAAAGAGCATTGGGGTAGAAACAGTATTACAACCTTTGCCACATAAAGATTTCCGCTTTGCTAATCCTTTTGTGGTACTGCATCATATAGGCCCGGAAGTTTTTGCGCCCGGATCTACCGCACAAAGAATTCCGCCACATCCGCATCGTGGATTTGCTCCGGTTACTTTTATGTTTTCCGGAGAAGGTTTTCACCGCGACTCACAAGGCAATGCAGGTACCATTAAAGCGGGTGAAGTACAGTGGATGTTTGCCGGCAGCGGATTGCTCCACAGCGAAGGTGCTACCAAAGAATTTTTACAGCAAGGGGGTATCTATGAATTTGTACAGCTATGGGTAAATGTGCCCAAAGCCCATAAATGGGATCCCCCTTCCTATCAGCAGGTGAATAGTGCACAGATGCCTGCGCTGTTTACCAAAGAAGGGGCGGAGCTGAAACTGGTGAGTGGGAAATATGCAGAATATACCGGCCCTATCCAGACGTTCACTCCCATCGTTACTGCATTTGGCACGATCCCGTCTGGCAAAACCATTGACCTGATTGCTACGGAAGGCTACTGGACACTCATATATATATTGTCCGGAACAGTGACGGTAAATGACAAAGACGAAGTAGCGAAACATCATCTCATTGTATTCAGCAAAAAAGGACAGGATATTAGTATTACCGCAAAAGAAGACACTAAACTGGTATATCTTTCTGCTTTGCCGATAGATGAACCGGTGGCGGCGAAAGGAAATATTGTGATGAATACAGCAGAAGAAATAGCGCAAGCAGAAGCAGATTATGCAGCAGGCAAATTCGGGGAGCTGGAAGGATAA
- a CDS encoding right-handed parallel beta-helix repeat-containing protein, with amino-acid sequence MKACIICILLMMQLAYACKKSGMDNARLELVSGKTYYVDAQNGDDTKSGTSEALAWKTLSKVNATTFQPGDSLLLKRGSVWAAQLYPKGNGTATNPITIGAYGTGNRPLIALGGTVGGAVYLFNQSNWTIQHLEVTNQASSRGTTFRSGILVQNEGGGIVSNIRILDNYVHNVSGTFRYGAFDPHAFGGISLVTTGTAGADKFDNILIQENRVEAAGRTGIVVWDNVWSGAGQASENVKIRQNTVKDIDSDGILTFGCNGALVEYNVANTCGNYAELGQFNGSCAIWCTRGADCVVQYNEAYNTQALMDNADGQAFDLDYDAVRGVVQYNYSHDNAGGFVLFINGGTTTNNCIVRYNISQNDKRSLITFAGGVAPNSQIYNNTFYIKAGLNTNIIDHSWDLDMTPAYAFKNNIVYNLGSGVYKIPGTNGAFDYNHYYGNHPVSEPAELHKLTTDPLLVNPGGGGTGIATVDGYQLRAGSPALNTGVAMPGNGGKDYWGNVILAAGAPNRGAFNGAGITGLP; translated from the coding sequence ATGAAAGCATGTATAATATGCATCCTGTTAATGATGCAGCTGGCGTATGCCTGCAAAAAATCCGGTATGGACAATGCGCGGCTGGAGCTGGTATCCGGTAAAACCTATTATGTAGATGCACAAAATGGAGATGATACGAAGAGTGGCACCAGTGAAGCCCTGGCATGGAAAACCTTATCAAAGGTAAATGCTACCACATTCCAGCCGGGCGACAGCCTGCTGCTGAAGCGTGGTAGCGTGTGGGCAGCACAGTTATATCCAAAAGGAAATGGTACGGCTACCAATCCTATCACGATCGGCGCTTATGGTACTGGCAACCGGCCACTGATTGCGCTGGGTGGTACTGTAGGGGGTGCCGTGTATTTGTTTAACCAGTCTAACTGGACGATTCAACATCTGGAAGTAACCAACCAGGCCAGCAGCCGGGGCACTACTTTCCGTTCTGGTATCCTGGTGCAGAATGAAGGTGGGGGCATTGTTAGCAATATCCGTATCCTGGACAACTATGTGCATAACGTATCCGGCACCTTCCGTTATGGTGCGTTTGATCCACATGCGTTTGGAGGTATCAGCCTCGTTACTACAGGAACAGCCGGCGCCGATAAGTTTGATAACATCCTGATCCAGGAAAACAGAGTAGAGGCAGCAGGCAGAACAGGCATCGTGGTGTGGGATAATGTGTGGAGCGGCGCAGGGCAGGCATCTGAAAATGTAAAGATCAGGCAAAACACGGTAAAAGATATTGACAGCGATGGTATCCTCACTTTTGGTTGCAATGGTGCCCTGGTAGAATATAATGTAGCCAATACCTGCGGCAACTATGCAGAGTTGGGGCAGTTCAATGGCAGCTGTGCTATCTGGTGTACACGGGGAGCGGATTGTGTAGTGCAATACAATGAGGCATATAATACCCAAGCCCTGATGGATAATGCAGACGGACAGGCCTTTGACCTGGATTATGATGCCGTGCGGGGTGTGGTGCAGTATAATTACAGCCATGACAATGCTGGTGGATTTGTACTTTTTATCAATGGGGGTACCACCACCAATAATTGTATCGTGCGCTATAACATCAGCCAGAATGATAAAAGGTCATTGATTACTTTTGCTGGTGGCGTTGCGCCTAATTCCCAGATTTATAACAATACTTTCTACATCAAGGCAGGACTGAACACCAATATCATTGACCATAGCTGGGATCTGGATATGACACCCGCTTATGCTTTTAAGAATAATATAGTATATAACCTGGGCAGCGGGGTGTATAAAATACCTGGCACTAATGGTGCTTTTGATTACAATCATTATTACGGTAATCATCCCGTCAGTGAACCGGCCGAGCTGCACAAGCTCACCACGGATCCGTTGCTGGTAAATCCCGGTGGTGGCGGAACAGGGATCGCAACCGTAGATGGTTATCAGCTCCGGGCAGGCTCTCCTGCATTAAATACAGGTGTCGCAATGCCGGGTAACGGAGGAAAAGACTATTGGGGAAATGTGATACTGGCAGCAGGAGCACCTAACCGGGGGGCATTTAATGGCGCCGGGATAACAGGTCTGCCATAA